Below is a genomic region from Diabrotica undecimpunctata isolate CICGRU chromosome 7, icDiaUnde3, whole genome shotgun sequence.
TATGTGTTAAGTTGGACACAGCATGAGCATATTATTCTAGGTTAAGTAGAAGTAAGACAACTGTTACTGTTATTAAGGTGGTAAAAAAGttcatagaaaaataaaaaaacaaatttcatttttgtcctcacttaagaaatatttttatagCTGCCACAAATAGGTTCTAATACCAAATATTAGAACTACTAATATAAAAGTAATCTTGTCTTTATTCTTTATAATTAATTATGGATTATCAGGaagaacaaaaaaatgaaattgaaGCTTTAGAATCAATTTATTATGGAGATTTTGAAATACTCTCATCTGAACCTCTACATAAATTTTCGATACCAATAAAAACAGAAGAATTTGAGCCTGAAACCGATAATGGTTTGAGTTGTGATCTTGTAATTACATATACTCCAAAGTATCCCGAAGAAGCACCAATAATTGAGCTAGAAAATTTTGAAAACTTTGATGATGAATACGAACAGTTACTTTTAGATTATCTTAATGAACAAATTGAGGAAAACTTAGGTATGGTTATGGTATTTACTTTAGTTTCTAGTGCACAGGAATGGTTAAATGTTAAATGGgaggaaattaaaaaagaaaaggatGAACTGGTAGCAAGGCGACTTAAAGAGGAGGAAGAGGCAGAATTAAAACGATTTGAAGGAACTGAAGTAACAGTGGAGACATTTATGAAGTGGAAGAAGCTGTTTGAAGATGAGTTAGGTAAGCAAGAATATCACTAACTTACTTATACTATATTAGTATTACCGTACAAAACTATCAGGTAGTTTATATACTCATAAGTTAGGTTTTCTAAAAACCTTTTTTATCTTCGTAATCATTTATGCTTATTAAGATAAGGGAAGAGCCTCCCAATTAAATATCATTGAATATTTCTATGGAACATAGATAATATTCCTGGgcttaaatatttttatagagGTATTGTACTAGTTACAATATTCTGAAGTAGCTCATACCCAATTTTTAACTGTAAGTAAAACAATGGCACAACTTTTCTATGTAAGGTTTTGGTGTAGATAAACCAGTGGAAAGATTTTTTCATGCACTGTAGAGAAATGTTTTCAGTAGATCTTGGGTTTTGTTGACTTATTGGTTGAATGTTTACTGAATGAGATGATTACGATGACTGTAAAATGATAAAAGCTTGCAGAATGTTACTTGAACAGAACATCCattttgataaaacaattttatcattTGCATGTGTTGTTGTATGCTATATCCATCCATGGTGATTTGGCAAAACAGGTCTTTGTCATTTTGACAGATGTAGCTTCAACAATATGGCTGCTACTTACTGCCAAAGTTAAGACGTCTCTATTGGAAGACCTACTCTCTATATTATGCGGCACTGAGTCCTAGGGGATGTCAAGAGTAGGTTTTGTTGGCAGATGGTAAAactagaaatttttaaaaatcatgacAAAATTCGTTCCAGCTTTTCTGTTAAAACAGAAACTGCAAAAATTACTGCTATAAAGTGTGATCAAATACTAGTGCATGGTGTGAACCTTAAACATATGAATGGAAAGAAGATGCCTTTTTAGGGAAATGTGTTAAAGTAAAAAGGGTTAATTACgaagattttatttattcatttattgatAACGAACGGGACAAACCTActgtaaaaattatacaaaaatgtagcattaaagaaatatacaatatgtaaaattacaataaaatatacatGAATACAATAATTACACACATCTTTAAACATTTTGCATACTTCATTTGTTACATAATACATGACTCATGTGTCATGATATATATGTTAAACAAATCTATCTCAAGAGGTAACTGATGGAAAGAGGAAGAGAGGAACATGGAAAAGTGAATTCTGATGCAGTGAACAGGAAGGACTATAAACACAAATTAGTTGAAGGAATTCAGGAGAATGGATTATTCCATTAACAAGATATAAGTCAAAGTTAACTCTTCCGGCAAGAAGATCATACTATAGTCGGTttgctattcccagtccgaactgtctagtgaatttagtaattacttttttgcgaagttagttactttttgacagactaaaagtggctggaaattactatacaaccaagcacacatactcatagccaatattaatagtaaacaaactaaatagtaaataaaatagaactttgcgaattaccgacaatgaatatttatttatctgcaccatataataaatatttatgttaaattataacaactaaaatatattttttaaatatagactacccaaaatttgatgggtttagtatacacttccactatttataataattcttctttttttaaagaaagaagcctgcaatagtaggatacttgagctattaatactgagaagtaggaattgttgtgttgtaggtttccgacaatgaatctgtcaaaatatgcccgagctaagcgaatggagtttagaataaaaatatggactacaaaatTTAAAAGTATAGTACATTAGAAATCTTCTTTGAACTCTCTCTAACTATTCGATACATACACTAGTAAAAGAAAACCAGATCACAGTTGAATTTTCAAGTTACGAGCAGACAAGAGAAAAGTATAGAGTTTTTGCAAGCAAGCTGTTTTATAGCCTTGTTTCATATAATATCTATATATAGATTGAAGGACAAATTTCTCTCAAAAACCACACCTAGATCTGTGACATTATTGACCCTCTCAATTAAAATTTTCTCTAAATTATAGTTAAAAACCATAGTCTCAAGAGATCTATAAAACTGGATCACCTGACATTTTTcacaattaataattaattttttatttacacaccAGTTTGCAAAACGGTCCAATGATTTCTGTAACCCagaataatcttcaataatatgaaataattttgtCATCTGCATTTGCTAAAACTTCACAGTCCATCAAGGAtctgatcatcatcatcaacaaaaacCGCAAAGAGATGAGATCCTAGATGGGCACCTTGGGGCACTCAAGAGCTTCGAAAATATTCAGTTGAAGTAAAGCCCTTCAGTTTGACACACAAAGATcagttttgcatataatttttcaACCAGTAAAGAAGTTCTCCAGACACaccaaaaaattccagtttatGCAATAAAAGGCAATGATATACCCTGTCTAATGCTTTAGACAAATCTATATAAAAGGAATCCACCTGATGACCATTTTCCAATTCATTTATAATCTTATAAGTGTAAATTAGTAGATTGCTAGAAGTTGAACAATTAGGTAGAAAACCATGCTGACCAGTATGAAGCTGATTCTTCATATTAACTACCAAAAATCAGTCCCTaaaggttaaaaaattttaggaATAGCAGAAAGAATTTTAATGAAGCAATAATTAGAAATCAATGATTTATCACCAGATTTGTTTATAGGCTTAACAAAGGCTCCTTTAAATTGTGATGGAAATTGTCCCTTGGTcagagatttattaaaaatatgccACAGGAGTCTACATAAAGAGAATGCACAATTCCTTAAAAACAAGACAGATATTATATGTGAACCAGGACCTTTATTGGTGTTAAGACACTGTAAGCACCTTGGAATATCAGAAATTTTAATAGTTAATAGTGTAATATGGCTGTGACTGATATCAGGCCTATAACTCTACTCATCTAGGcaggaaaaagaagaattatGGACATTGCTAAAGAAATTGGCAAAAACATTAACAATTTTTAGGAAGAATCTGTTTGACTCTGATATTATGTGGCCATGGAACTAAGCAGATGATCAAGATCTGGTGTTATTCGCTGTGCCAAAGTTCTCATCgcctaaaaaaacaaaatggaaaattttctttctatttcctGGCAACATATGCTTCAATGATGGCTGTATTGTTTATTGAATAGTCTTGTGGATGTTTCATTCCTGAAGTGAAGAATTAGAGGATGGTTATACTTAGTATACTTGGTCATCTTCAGGCCATCTTCATCAATAATAAAACCATTCAGCAGGTTTTTTGTGTCACCTAACGCAATTACACTACCTTAgtcaattaatattgttctgaagctattttcttgtggcattttaaattaatttatatttaaatgggaataagccacaattaaaggttaaaatacgtttattgacgtttcaatttccacttcggaaatcgttctcaaaatacaaacattagtgattttgtttgtattttgagaacgatttccgaagtggaaattgaaacgtcaataaacgtattttaacctttaattgtggcttattcccatttaaatataaattaacttaGTCTATTAGCTAAAATTAGGATAATCATTGATTTGAAACCTTATAACATTTGTCCTGAAAGTTTTGTCACAAAAAATTTTTATCAGATTGTTTTTAATgaagaaatttatttaaacactaaCTAGTTCTCATAGCATTATAACAGAATACTTAACTAAACTATACTATCGAATTATGTGAAGTGGCCCATTCTGCTCTACTGGATGCAAATTTCTTCAAAAATCTCTCATGAGGTCCTGGACGAAATTCAGATCTATTTCTCTCACTTTTTCTTAAATTCGCTGTCTTAATTGTTCTTCATCTTTTCCTACCCACCCTCCATGATAAATCTTCATAGACAGTAAAGCACAAAAATCCTCTATTGGACAAGCCTGGAGCAAGTTTGGCAGATTATCGTTTTTGGGAACAAAAGGTATGCAGTTTTGGGTATCTCTTGAATAATGGCATGATGCTATTATATAATGGTCCAAACATGATATCGCCATTAGCATGATGCTCGTTGCCAAACTGAAGCAATTTGGAAAGACAGTTATCAATATAGCTCTGACTATTCAAAGCTTCACCCCTCACTCTTTCTACAAAAGGCCAGGATACACTCCTGATAGAAATTGCACACTAGACAAGGATTTTGTCTGCAAATTTCGCTGTATGTTTGTATCTAACATTGTCAGGGCATTCTTCTATGTTGTCCATATAAAATCCATTGTTTACCCTCATTTTAGAATTACTCAAAGTGAAATATTTTTCatcatctaaaataaaaaaaatttcactaaCAGAGTGTACCCGCCTCATTTGATGACAGCATGTTGGTATACGAAGGAGTTGCGCATGAGAGTATTTGGGGCACTTATATCGATTTTGATATTTAAAACCATTCCTTCTCAATTCCAACAATATTGTACTCTTAGATTATCTGTATTAACAAGCCAGTCTCCTTGTTGACATTCCAACCTGGTTTTTTGCTCTTCTTAGCAATCTCTCTGACCTCTGTGCAATAAATGCCTGTGGTCTTCCACTTTTTGGGAGATTTAGACATGGTATTCCTTGCTCGCACTCTGCTTTCATTCTGGAATATTCGACAGATTTCAGCTCTAGGTACATGTCCAACCAACTTTTAGATACTTTTTCTTATCTCTAGTTTATACAAATTCTCAAAGCAAAAAtgtctaaataaataaatctcaacTGACAGTATACAAAGTAAACAAACTTTTGTTTCCAAAGGTAACTTGATATTGTTTTGTAATGTTTGAAATTGTTCAACATCACTGATGCAATAATTTATGTTAAAGCAGCTTTTTATGAACTGACATTAGAGACAGTCAGTGCTTGCTGGAAGAATTTGTGGAAAGAATCTAGCCAATATCAAAGTAGAGATTCGAAACCCTAAAAGTGGGATTCCAAATTTGATTTCAATGTGTCAGAGTTGCAAGAAACGGGATAAATATAATTAAGTTTGCCAGATGGGATAGGATTTAcaagaaaaaataatacataatggTAATATGCCCCACTTATTGGTTGTTAATTTAAAGTTACCAGAATGATCACAGATCACAGTTTTGCAGATCCTGCAGCCAATCTTCAGtgagataaaaacaaaaaagtaaacAAGCCCCTAtcacaatgttttttttttcaagtaaaaaaCAAATCTTAAAGATTGGAGAGATTGTCTAATCAATGTCGCCTGGATCCCCAAGCAATATAATGCACCAAtttgaagctgagtttttttctattttcagaTGATGATTCTGACTAACGtttccttgtattattattatatttgtgAGGATCCTTCGCCACGTTTTTCTATTTCTCCATTCTTACTTTTTGATAGTTCTATCCCCCCTTGTTGCCTTTATTTCACTTATCCATGTTAATGCTGGTCAACTTAGCCTTCTTTTTTGAACAGGTTAATAATTAATAGCTTTTTTTCAGTCATCTATCATCCCCCATCCTCTTTGTGTGCACATAATATGAAATGCCTTATTTCTATTCTTTATGGTGTCACCAAAAGTGTATCAAACACAACCAGATACAATTGACCAACTACACCGAAGAATGATCTCAGAATGCCGAATTATTGATCAAAGGATGTTGCAAAAAGTGAAGAAACAAGAAATAGACTGTATTACGGCCAAGAAATACATGGGAAACATTTTGAACAccttttacattaaaataagctTTAGCTTTTAATTAACCTGCAATTTGTTTATTGACTgtgataaatattttttactcCTATTAAATATAAATACTCCTGTAAATTTTCGACCCACAGTAttaacatttttgaaatcagtatATTAAAAGCTTTTAAATGATGTGTCacattgttttgtataaaacttaatgaggtcgctggttaaatgataatagatgaataattataaagataaaaatgcagtattttgtttgtaaatcaattagcgaaaaatagcaaatataactgtcaataaattaagaaattaactggtcttactcattattgttgtctgtacaaagaatatagacttaccctttgaaatattggaatcgtagccaaggaaatctcgttggtaccgcgTCGGGGCGCCGGCCGACGCTCGATGGCGAAAAACTATCACACGAGGTCCGTATAGTTCGATGTATTGAGATGAAGTGTcttgagattgcaggtcagaaaagaatcttttggccgttgggtagaagagggtacatcaataaatcaccctattgtattgtgatttagaatgcgatactttaagttaattgagaccgtaatacgaaaccgtacacacgtgtgcatatttgtgacacagaatacaaaagagaagtcaaattctccgcacttataacataatacatgagacaaccagtttagcaattttacgaaataaccggaaacaatatgttttaccaaagtcgttagaatacatagcattatattagatcacattacagtaccgtaatagaaatattaatagtaaaaatatgaaaagaaatagtatatactttcccaaacattctcccgcgccaaaaacgaatgttttttaagaacagctgaaaatATAAGTGTAAAGAATAGACATGAAAGATCGATATACTAATAAAGAActaagtaagaataaaatatgaaTTGACAAATAAGCGGCGGTCATATTTTGACCACAGAACATTGTTGGATGTCATCTGACCCTGTGCTCAGATTAACAACGCGTACAATGCCCTCAATTAGAAAAGAATAGCGtcgaatcagtagaatttttcgaccgactaaactagaaagactgtgtcatacacaataccgttggcccattttcctataagaattccgtggggtgcgaaaagacaagaagaagaatagcgtCGAAATCTCGGCGTGGTGTCCCATTTTAAGTCTTCAATGACAGCCGGGAAGTAATATTTCGACGAGTtccacggtaggaaaatgccagtttggtgaaaattgtaataattgtgccagtgataaaacacgactaacacaatcagagaggtgttgattagaaggcatttgatgccgagtaaagtgtggtatcagttcttgtatgtgtttaatacgattgccaatttggggtagaaaaattagctcaagagagcgcaatcgtcgatatcggaatcgaaatatcggaagatcggacgaacaaccctttgacaaaagtgactagatcagccagcaTTATGGTTGCCAGGAGTTCCAATCTTGTCGAGACAGAGCGAGCATGAAAATTGGACTAGActcgttgacaaaagtgactagatccgTCAGCAGTATAGCTGCCAAGAGCTCCGATCTCGCGATAGATGTTCCTGTCTAGATATAACACcagaaatgtaacacatacaagTACAGAGGTCAGATGTATCTGTTTAGATGTTTCATCATCCCAGGATACATTGAAGTACCACAACGGTTTTAGAAGACGTTTGACTAGCAAAAAGACatggaaaatgaataaaaacaagaggatagcaacaaaaatacgACTGATTTACAAACGAATGGCCCGCTTTGTGAACGGTTTGTCAAAGGGacaagaagaatgagaaaagaaatcagtcgtaggattccattttaggcccagtaccgtaaaaatgaaaggttcctctttgccaacgaacaacatgtcaaaatgcgtaagccaaagcctgaaaataattagagatggttgctgacgttgtcgatttgtctagcgtaaaaccatcgagctttaaaaACTAAGCGTTACTCTTGTAGAGTTTATAAGCGAAATAAAACGAAGAAGTACTGTTAGTAACGAAAGGTAGCAAAAACTCTTGGAGAGGTTTAAAAAGTCCGATCTCCAGagaaccccttttatagttccaaaattccttatttactttaatttgtcgatacgtttgcttcatatcgcaaataaaacaacaacgaagatatcgaaaattaagtaaagaacgagatgcccttttaggaccagtatcaaaagcgtcgattagcgacacacctcgaacgtcatatagattggcgtcgaagctagtacgaattttggataaaagaagcgaaataaaaatttgttttttgaaaactgtgtgagttataagaaataatcgatttaaaatcggattcagAAACCGGCATCATATGTTGAGAAGTAACAAAATCACAACATATGTCTCCTTGAGATTCGGAAGTTTCCTGAAACGATTCTCTAGCATACAAAATGAACATATGCATAAGAATAAAGAATAAGTAGCGAATATAAACAAGAGAAAAATGTAAATATAGAGGATTGGGTTGTAAAAACGGTGGAATAACAGAAAATCGGCTTGTTAATTTTCAAAACATCAACAACTGagaaatatccttcacgagcttcgtcgtgttgggacaaaactaacaggtgcctactcttttcgacttcccaaaacctttgtagaaaatatctatgtttgtatacatagaagtaacgaaagatgtgaaataaaatatagaataagtcgtagagactcgcccttatagaacataattgaaaatgatttctAAGACCACAGGATGATTTGGTTCGCCGAGAATTTTGACCAGAATTTACGAAACGAAAAACCAATTCAATCCCTGAGTATTTCTTTAAGATCTGATTGCCAAAATGCGTGATTTGGTAGATTACGGAAATAAAATTGGCTGTGGAGCCTGTATCTAGCAGGATACGAATTATAAGAAAGATGCGGAAACATATTTGATCTGTATCAACTATGTGGAAAGAAACAGACGAGGACATTAAATGTGGTTGTGTAGCAAAATAGAAATGTTAGTATTTGAAGAAGTGATTGTCTAAAGGAACATGATGAATTTGagcgttggttaacaaacgaaACAAAACTCGAGACCGTGATTCGCTAACCGTGCAATTCGTCGTTTCGAATGAGGTGGAATCAGGCCACGTACACAAGAATGATGTGGATTAACCAACGAAAAAAGTTCTTGAAGCCGTTTAgtcacaaaaaatacaaacagTTATATGACTCATAAGAACTGGAACACAAGACACATTTAACACCTTGATTAGCTACCTTAGGGTGCTTTGTGGCACTAACGAAACCACAAGTAACGGAGATTttatcgaaatattgaaataagacagcgACAATCGAAAGCGAGTAGAAGAAGACAATAAATTCAATCGAAACAAGGTTGTGAGATTTATGAAAATCTACCCTGGCTACGAATAATAATGAAGGCGTGTGGTTTTGATACTTGAATGCGTTTCATAGGCCTCCTTGAATCTAGAGAATGCCGAGTATGGCGCGAAAAGTTGGATTTGTTCATTTTGTTGAGCATTGTAAGATACAAGCACGAAAGAGAGGACAATGCAAACATAAATTAACAAATCAATACGAAGAGAATATCTAGATTTAAAGAAGTGAAcgattttaaacaaaatcaattgcaaacaagtgagAATATTGATAAAAAGGTAAGTAACGCAAGGTATAGTAACAAGCAAAATCGAAAGAAATGTGTTTAAGTTAACAAACAAGACGTACAGAATGAGTTGGAAAGTATTGTACaagtagaacaaaaataattcataaaaatcaacacaaaaacaatgtaaatatgtaaaacaataaatCATAAATGTAGTATAATCAATGTatgatattaatcaaaatataatataaaagtaTTTACTGATATTATGAATTAAaagtgtaaataaatttaaaaaattgctgtgtaaatatgatccaatttaattatgtaaattaagttttaaaaataatgccgAAGGACCGAATCaaagttaaattgaaaagaaacaaaaaacaattaattaaaatgaattaattgaaacacaatgaaattaattgaatcaaagtcaaaaaaaaatattatttatcatcCGCGCTCGAAGTGgccaaatgttttgtataaaacttaatgaggtcgctggttaaatgataatagataaataattataaagataaaaatgcagtattttgtttgtaaatcaattagcgaaaaatagcaaatataactgtcaataaattaagaaattaactggtcttactcattattgttgtctgtacaaagaatatagacttaccctttgaaatattggaatcgtagccaaggaaatctcgttggtaccgcgTCGGGGCGCCGGCCGACGCTCGATGGCGAAAAACTATCACACGAGGTCCGTATAGTTCGATGTATTGAGATGAAGTGTcttgagattgcaggtcagaaaagaatcttttggccgttgggtagaagagggtacatcaataaatcaccctattgtattgtgatttagaatgcgatactttaagttaattgagaccgtaatacgaaaccgtacacacgtgtgcatatttgtgacacagaatacaaaagagaagtcaaattctccgcacttataacataatacatgagacaaccagtttagcaattttacgaaataaccggaaacaatatgttttaccaaagtcgttagaatacatagcattatattagatcacattacagtaccgtaacagaaatattaatagtaaaaatatgaaaagaaatagtatatactttcccaaacacacATGATGTactttcttatttaaaaaattaaatttatgacTGTCACCTCAAGAGGGATTGTGTAAAGTTCGAAACATTGATGCTATAGTATATtacgattattttaaaaatcgacctgtccGAGCGTTTTGCTTGCGTGCTAAAAATGAATAAGTTAATAGGGGAGGGGGTAACACTTATTCCAGAGCATGGTATATATTATAAATTGCCCTGCCTGAACATACACTTTTCAAAGGTTAGCGTTTGTCAAAACATTAAATAGCTTCTTCAAGGGCACGGTATCGTAAGCTTTTTTCAGATATATAAATATGAGATGATAGGTATATTTCgagttttatatttttctattatctgtTGAAGATTAAATATATCCATGCACGATCATTCTGCCCGGAAACCATTTTTGTTCCTCTATTTTATCATATTCAGATTTGTGGTCGCCTTAAGGAGGCAGTCATTAAATAAATCTGCTAACATCCTGAAGATTTGCCGTTTTATGATTCCTCTTATTATCATTTTAATCTCATTTACCGATATTTTCTCCACTCCTTCTATTGATCTGATTTCCCTATTTTTCCTTTAAATTAACTTACTTCTATTCTCTGTTAATAGTGCTCTGTAGTGTTCTTTCCAGTCTTCACTACTTATTAATTCCATGTTACcaccttttctttcttttctaagaGTTTTATGGTCTTCCACGCCTGTGAAATCCTTGTTCCTCCTAGATATATCTTTATCTCATCACATTTTTCCTCCCATTtttcatttttactttttttacccCTATACAACTTCTTATCCGTTTATCTTTTTAGTCTTCAGTAACTAGCTAAGTTTGATAAGCTTTCTTTTTTTCCTCCATTAATTCCTTTATTTCTTCTGACCACAGTTCGGAGATTTATTTCTGAACTAAATTTTCATCACATATCAGTTGACCCTACAAACTGTAAAAcccattttttttagttttttttttgcatATGTATGTATAGTcaaatattaaattgttttagGTATTACTAAGAAGAGGGAGTTACTAGAAAAAGAAGGAAAGAAACTCACAGGACGAGAATTATTCATGACTGACAACACCCTTAATGAATCAGATCTTAAGTTCTTGGATGAAGGAGATGCGGTAAAGGTGGATGAATCGTTATTCCAAGACTTGGATGATTTGGATATAGACGATGATGAAGATGATGAGGACTTTGACCCTGATAACTACCATAGCGATTCATCTCAATGAATAAATTATTTTGTACTTTtatctgttaatattttttaatacagttATGTTATACATAGAACAATCTCAAAATTTTACCTGAGCAACAAACTCGCCCCTTATTATGCCCAAAAACTGTTTATTTATGGCATCTCCGATGTGGTTTAATATCTCCTGAGTAAAAATCACACAATTTTGACCTCTACAGAGAAATTCGTTGTCAAATATAACTTTTAAATGAGTATTCAGTATTAAACAATGATATAgaatttttcacataaaaatgagtgcacgtcattcaagatttacgacctcagaaccccacagcgttgctaGAATTTCAGAATAGTTAATAAGCCAGgaatgtttaaaatgtttaattcaaTATATTCTATGTCAAATATTTAAGAATACAATATACTATACTAAAATTACAATCAAGATGcaatagaaataaacaaactaagACACTTAAATGTTACGAGGAACACTCCCGAatcatgattt
It encodes:
- the LOC140445387 gene encoding RWD domain-containing protein 1-like, producing the protein MDYQEEQKNEIEALESIYYGDFEILSSEPLHKFSIPIKTEEFEPETDNGLSCDLVITYTPKYPEEAPIIELENFENFDDEYEQLLLDYLNEQIEENLGMVMVFTLVSSAQEWLNVKWEEIKKEKDELVARRLKEEEEAELKRFEGTEVTVETFMKWKKLFEDELGITKKRELLEKEGKKLTGRELFMTDNTLNESDLKFLDEGDAVKVDESLFQDLDDLDIDDDEDDEDFDPDNYHSDSSQ